Proteins encoded within one genomic window of Aspergillus nidulans FGSC A4 chromosome VII:
- the hmgX gene encoding protein hmgX (transcript_id=CADANIAT00008554), which yields MSATTINSSKPSLTTNDSAVLQALFDAESSPSSAVTVDLSLPQLPAHLGISLEEHTALQAREREIITPLASTTQPTPETSQVQSAINALDAIINEYPRYPSAYANRAQALRMLIDDENELKQKSASETASRLSSLLSDLGNAITLATPLSPADAVSTSQARLLADTHTHRAYLLLKISRQLRNGDEHEIKFIPDTLKEIGSEGLEEMASRDFFFGGRYGNKVAQQMAVQTNPYAKMCGAIVKEAMRKEVEGV from the coding sequence ATGTCCGCAACGAcaatcaactcctccaaACCCTCCCTAACAACCAACGACTCCGCCGTTCTACAAGCCCTCTTCGACGCCGAATCCTCACCATCCTCAGCAGTGACAGTTGACTTAAGCCTTCCTCAGCTCCCAGCACACCTGGGTATCTCTCTTGAAGAACACACGGCTCTGCAAGCTCGCGAGAGAGAGATTATCACCCCATTAGCATCGACAACACAGCCGACACCGGAAACCAGCCAGGTTCAATCCGCAATCAATGCCCTCGATGCCATTATCAATGAATACCCAAGATACCCATCCGCTTACGCAAATCGAGCTCAGGCTCTGCGAATGTTGATCGATGACGAAAACGAGCTTAAGCAGAAATCCGCTTCAGAAACAGCCTCCCGTCTCTCGTCTCTCCTCTCAGATCTAGGCAACGCAATTACTCTCGCCACTCCTCTCTCACCCGCAGATGCTGTCTCCACGAGTCAGGCAAGGCTCTTAGCAGACACTCATACACACCGCGCCTACCTTCTCCTGAAGATATCGCGGCAACTCAGGAACGGTGACGAGCATGAAATCAAGTTTATCCCTGATACATTGAAGGAGATCGGTTCCGAGGGTCTAGAAGAAATGGCAAGCCgtgacttcttctttggcggccgGTATGGGAATAAAGTTGCGCAGCAGATGGCTGTGCAAACGAATCCGTATGCGAAGATGTGTGGGGCAATCGTGAAGGaggcgatgaggaaggaggttgagggCGTATAG
- a CDS encoding protein hpdA (transcript_id=CADANIAT00008555) → MAPSAIDPPTSTSLPSSISSYRGYDHVHWYVGNAKQAASYYITRMGFKRIAYRGLETNSRAICSHVIRNGDITFVLTSPLRSLDQISRFTPEEQDLLREIHHHLEQHGDAVKDVAFEVDSVDAVFNAAVANGAKVVKGLTTVEDENGKVTMATIQTYGQTTHTLIERGAYRGTFLPGYRVETSLEDPISALLPGVLLNRIDHCVGNQDWNEMDKICEYYEKALGFHRFWSVDDKQICTEFSALKSIVMASPNDIVKMPINEPAKGKKQSQIEEYVDFYNGAGVQHIALLTDDIIRDITNLKARGVEFIKVPDTYYEDIKIRLKKAGLTLHEDFETIRALDILIDFDENGYLLQLFTKHLMDRPTVFIEIIQRHNFSGFGAGNFKSLFEAIEREQALRGNLV, encoded by the exons ATGGCGCCCTCCGCAATCGACCCTCCGACCTCAACATCTCTGCCCTCCTCTATCTCTAGCTATCGTGGCTATGACCACGTTCATTGGTATGTCGGCAATGCCAAACAAGCCGCCTCATACTACATCACCCGCATGGGTTTCAAGCGCATCGCCTACCGCGGCCTGGAGACAAACTCCCGCGCCATCTGCTCCCACGTCATTCGTAACGGCGACATTACATTTGTACTCACTTCGCCCCTCCGCTCGCTAGACCAAATATCCCGGTTCACAcctgaagagcaagaccTCCTGAGAGAGATCCACCACCATCTCGAGCAGCACGGGGACGCGGTCAAGGACGTTGCGTTTGAGGTCGACTCTGTCGATGCGGTGTTCAATGCAGCGGTGGCGAACGGAGCCAAGGTTGTGAAAGGCTTGACAACagtggaggatgagaatgggaAAGTGACGATGGCAACAATCCAAACGTACGGGCAGACTACACATACGCTTATTGAACGAGGCGCGTATAGAGGAACTTTCTTGCCCGGGTACAGAGTCGAAACAAGCCTCGAAGACCCGATTTCGGCTTTGTTACCGGGTGTCCTGTTGAACCGAATTGACCACTGCGTTGGTAACCAGGATTGGAATGAGATGGATAAGATTTGTGAATA CTACGAAAAAGCTCTTGGATTCCACCGATTCTGGTCCGTTGACGATAAGCAGATCTGCAC CGAGTTTTCCGCCCTAAAGAGTATTGTCATGGCCTCCCCCAATGATATCGTCAAAATGCCCATCAATGAGCCCGCCAAAGGCAAAAAGCAATCACAGATTGAAGAGTATGTCGATTTTTACAACGGCGCCGGAGTACAGCACATTGCCCTCCTAACAGACGACATCATCCGCGACATCACGAATCTTAAGGCGCGCGGCGTGGAGTTTATCAAGGTCCCTGATACATATTATGAGGACATCAAGATTAGactgaagaaggctggatTAACTCTACATGAGGACTTTGAGACAATCCGGGCTTTGGATATCTTGATTGATTTCGACGAGAATGGGTATTTGTTGCAATTGTTTACAAAG CACCTTATGGACCGTCCTACAGTGTTTATTGAAATCATTCAACGACACAACTTTTCTGGATTCGGAGCTGGAAATTTTAAGTCATTGTTTGAGGCTATTGAGAGGGAGCAGGCGCTGCGAGGCAATCTTGTGTAA